Proteins from a single region of Weeksella virosa DSM 16922:
- a CDS encoding regulatory protein RecX: protein MNRYESPKKSFTLEEIKDKMGHFCLYQDRCFWEIEQKLREFDLIPEAKEEVISKLYQYGFINEERFTNQYVRGKFNQKKWGKNRLRMELKKRQIPEKMILEAFRSEIDQDDYYTTLEKLAEKKYLSLEKEKESYKKQQKIRSYLAYKGYEFDLIQEVVARLFEKK from the coding sequence ATGAATCGGTACGAATCACCCAAAAAAAGCTTCACACTTGAAGAGATAAAAGATAAAATGGGACATTTTTGTCTTTATCAGGATCGTTGTTTTTGGGAAATTGAGCAGAAATTACGCGAATTTGATCTTATCCCCGAAGCCAAAGAAGAAGTAATTAGCAAGCTGTATCAATATGGTTTTATCAATGAAGAAAGGTTTACCAACCAATATGTAAGAGGAAAATTTAATCAGAAAAAATGGGGGAAAAATAGACTACGAATGGAATTGAAAAAAAGACAAATTCCAGAAAAAATGATTCTCGAAGCATTTCGATCAGAGATTGATCAAGATGACTATTATACAACCTTAGAAAAGTTAGCAGAAAAGAAATATTTGAGCTTGGAAAAAGAAAAAGAGAGTTATAAAAAACAACAAAAAATTAGAAGCTATTTGGCTTATAAAGGATATGAGTTTGATTTAATTCAAGAGGTTGTTGCTCGATTATTCGAAAAAAAATAA
- the rpe gene encoding ribulose-phosphate 3-epimerase — MAIIAPSILASDFAHLGKDIEMVNNSQAQWFHLDVMDGVFVPNISYGMPIIDRINQLTNKVLDVHLMIVEPERYITAFREVGADILTVHYEASTHLHRTIQAIKVEGMKAGVALNPHTPVSVVEDIIEELDLVLVMSVNPGFGGQKFIENTYRKIEKLAEMKKEYNPGLIIEVDGGVNTDNAPKLTAAGADALVAGSAVFNAENPTEYIAELVKA, encoded by the coding sequence ATGGCTATTATTGCTCCTTCTATTTTGGCTTCGGATTTCGCTCACCTAGGGAAAGATATAGAAATGGTGAACAATTCACAAGCTCAATGGTTTCATCTCGACGTGATGGATGGCGTTTTCGTACCCAACATTTCTTACGGGATGCCTATCATCGATCGTATCAATCAGCTGACAAATAAAGTTCTCGATGTACATTTGATGATTGTAGAACCAGAACGATACATTACGGCTTTTAGAGAAGTAGGTGCTGATATATTAACCGTTCATTATGAGGCAAGTACGCATTTACATAGGACCATTCAGGCCATAAAAGTGGAAGGGATGAAAGCAGGCGTGGCACTCAATCCGCATACACCTGTTTCGGTTGTAGAAGATATAATAGAAGAGCTAGACTTGGTGCTCGTTATGAGTGTTAATCCAGGGTTTGGAGGACAGAAGTTTATCGAAAATACCTATCGAAAAATCGAAAAATTAGCCGAGATGAAGAAAGAGTATAATCCTGGTTTGATTATCGAAGTTGATGGTGGAGTAAACACTGACAATGCACCGAAATTAACTGCAGCTGGCGCAGATGCTTTGGTTGCTGGAAGTGCTGTTTTCAATGCTGAAAATCCGACTGAATATATTGCAGAATTAGTCAAAGCATAG
- a CDS encoding aminodeoxychorismate synthase component I, whose translation MNQQEFIKTMNTFGKQGVPFFFMINFLKTEAEIYPLSELPETIRYQLNTQKKSSTQTIELEKKPISFAEYQKKFNLVHEAILRGDSYLLNLTQPTAIKTKTSLPFIFENSHAKFKLLTENFVCFSPERFIKIQDNKIFSYPMKGTIDATIPDAEKRILSDEKEAAEHATIVDLIRNDLSQIAENVTVSRYRYIDTIQTPQKTLLQVSSEIVGDLPDDYTARLGTIFDALLPAGSICGAPKPKTLELILRAEEYDRNYYTGVFGIFDGKNLDSAVMIRFIENINGDLYYKSGGGITSKSNAESEYRELLQKIYVPIC comes from the coding sequence ATGAATCAGCAAGAATTCATCAAAACCATGAATACATTTGGGAAACAAGGCGTTCCCTTTTTCTTTATGATTAATTTTCTGAAGACAGAAGCAGAGATTTACCCGCTCTCAGAATTACCCGAAACCATTCGGTATCAACTAAACACCCAGAAAAAATCTTCTACACAAACGATAGAACTAGAAAAAAAACCGATTTCGTTTGCCGAGTATCAGAAAAAATTCAATTTGGTTCATGAGGCGATTCTCCGTGGAGATTCTTATCTATTGAATCTTACTCAACCAACGGCAATAAAAACCAAAACTAGTTTGCCATTTATTTTCGAGAATTCGCATGCGAAATTCAAACTTCTTACCGAAAACTTTGTTTGCTTTTCTCCCGAAAGATTTATAAAAATACAGGATAATAAAATTTTCTCTTATCCGATGAAAGGAACGATCGATGCGACGATTCCCGATGCGGAAAAACGCATTTTATCAGACGAAAAAGAGGCGGCAGAACATGCGACAATTGTTGATCTGATTCGGAATGATCTAAGTCAAATCGCAGAAAATGTTACGGTTTCTCGGTATCGTTATATCGATACAATTCAAACCCCGCAAAAAACTTTGTTACAAGTAAGCTCGGAGATTGTTGGTGATTTACCTGATGATTATACAGCTCGATTGGGCACTATTTTCGATGCGCTTTTACCTGCTGGCTCAATTTGTGGAGCGCCTAAACCAAAAACTTTGGAACTGATTTTGAGAGCTGAGGAATATGACCGAAATTATTACACAGGCGTTTTTGGCATTTTCGATGGTAAAAACCTCGACAGTGCAGTTATGATTCGGTTTATAGAAAACATAAACGGTGATTTATACTACAAAAGTGGTGGTGGAATTACCAGTAAAAGCAATGCAGAAAGTGAATATAGAGAACTGTTACAGAAAATATACGTACCCATTTGTTGA
- a CDS encoding aminotransferase class IV has product MQKVNIENCYRKYTYPFVETICLIDGKPRLLRYHNRRLNHTRKMIFGSTDFIDLADYIPQKFHSGKQKLRVLYNERILSVKATDYQIDEIEKISAVTIDSSFSYTYKSSNRAYFAQLLDEHNAQDLVLIQNNLITDTTYCNLIFFDGHRWLTPSQPLLEGCMRQNLIENHGILPVIIRTEDLDKLVSFKRINAMRSFDEAQEIAISAILIEQKC; this is encoded by the coding sequence ATGCAGAAAGTGAATATAGAGAACTGTTACAGAAAATATACGTACCCATTTGTTGAGACTATTTGCCTAATCGACGGTAAACCTCGGCTTTTGCGTTACCATAACAGACGCCTAAATCATACGCGTAAAATGATTTTTGGTTCGACAGACTTTATCGATTTAGCAGATTATATCCCCCAAAAATTTCACAGTGGAAAACAAAAGTTAAGGGTTTTGTACAATGAGCGAATTTTGTCTGTAAAAGCCACTGATTATCAAATCGATGAAATAGAAAAAATTAGTGCCGTAACGATTGATTCATCCTTTTCTTACACGTACAAATCTAGCAATCGAGCTTATTTTGCTCAGTTACTCGATGAACACAACGCACAAGATTTAGTTTTGATACAAAACAACTTGATCACAGATACCACTTATTGCAATCTTATTTTTTTTGATGGACACCGATGGCTTACTCCTTCACAGCCTTTATTAGAAGGATGTATGCGCCAGAACCTGATCGAAAATCATGGCATTTTACCTGTGATTATCAGGACAGAAGACTTGGATAAATTGGTAAGTTTCAAGCGGATTAATGCGATGAGAAGCTTTGATGAAGCTCAGGAAATTGCTATTTCGGCAATTCTTATAGAGCAAAAATGTTGA
- a CDS encoding nitroreductase family protein, giving the protein MVSEELLKTLQNRRSIYPIEYTDEKISEEELKLLLEAANWAPTHKKTEPWRFKIVQGEGKERLKEFMKRVYVQSTSPEKLSERKLNDMAEKCDKSQAIILISFIDTGKVPEWEELASTAMAVQNMWLMCGTLNIGSYWSSPANIIANMDEFTPMQEGEKCVGIFYLGKATKRERLAERKPIEDKVVFINH; this is encoded by the coding sequence ATGGTTTCCGAAGAATTATTAAAAACACTTCAGAATAGAAGATCGATATATCCGATAGAATATACCGATGAAAAAATATCAGAAGAAGAACTTAAGCTCTTGTTAGAGGCAGCAAATTGGGCACCAACCCATAAAAAGACCGAACCATGGCGTTTCAAGATTGTGCAAGGAGAAGGGAAAGAACGATTGAAAGAATTCATGAAACGCGTATATGTGCAGTCGACCTCTCCAGAAAAACTAAGTGAACGAAAGTTGAATGACATGGCCGAAAAATGTGATAAATCTCAGGCAATAATTCTCATTTCGTTTATTGATACCGGAAAAGTGCCAGAGTGGGAAGAGTTAGCTTCTACTGCAATGGCCGTGCAAAATATGTGGTTGATGTGCGGGACGCTGAACATCGGTTCTTATTGGTCATCGCCAGCAAATATTATAGCCAATATGGATGAGTTTACGCCAATGCAAGAAGGCGAGAAATGTGTTGGGATTTTTTATTTAGGTAAAGCAACTAAAAGAGAGCGATTAGCAGAACGTAAACCAATTGAAGATAAAGTTGTTTTTATCAATCACTAA
- the fbp gene encoding class 1 fructose-bisphosphatase has product MTQNTHPTLGEFIIQKQDDFVYSSGELSRLLSSIKLATKIVNYKVNKAGLVNILGEYGEENVQGERQQKLDVYANEVFIDTLSQREVVCGIASEENEDYIEIPCTTNAKNSKYVVLIDPLDGSSNIDVNVSVGTIFSIYRRISEPGTPVTQEDFLQPGNQQVAAGYIVYGTSTMLVYTTGNGVNGFTLNPGIGTFYLSHPDMKIPEDGNIYSINEGNYAKFPAGVKKYIKYCQEEEGERPYTSRYIGSLCSDFHRNMLKGGIYIYPSGTNNPNGKLRLLYECNPMAFIAEQAGGKASDGFHRILDIQPTELHQRVPFFCGSKNMVEKAEAFMQAEKDSQ; this is encoded by the coding sequence ATGACACAAAACACCCATCCCACTTTAGGCGAATTCATCATCCAAAAACAAGATGATTTTGTGTATTCGAGTGGTGAGCTTAGCCGATTACTAAGTTCCATAAAATTAGCCACCAAAATCGTTAATTACAAAGTAAACAAAGCTGGCTTGGTGAATATTTTAGGCGAATATGGTGAAGAGAATGTGCAAGGAGAACGTCAACAAAAATTAGATGTTTACGCTAATGAAGTGTTTATCGACACGCTCTCACAACGAGAAGTGGTCTGCGGAATTGCTTCTGAAGAAAACGAAGACTATATAGAAATTCCTTGTACTACGAATGCCAAAAACAGTAAATATGTTGTTTTAATCGATCCGCTCGATGGGTCATCTAATATTGATGTAAATGTTTCGGTAGGAACAATTTTTTCTATTTACCGAAGAATTTCCGAACCTGGTACACCTGTAACGCAAGAAGATTTTCTACAACCTGGTAATCAACAGGTAGCAGCAGGATATATTGTATACGGTACTTCTACCATGTTAGTGTATACCACCGGAAACGGAGTAAATGGTTTTACGCTTAACCCTGGAATCGGTACGTTTTATCTTTCTCACCCTGACATGAAAATTCCTGAAGACGGAAATATTTATTCGATCAACGAAGGAAATTATGCTAAATTCCCGGCTGGAGTAAAAAAATACATCAAATATTGTCAAGAAGAAGAAGGCGAACGCCCTTACACTTCTCGTTACATTGGGTCTTTATGCTCAGATTTCCATAGAAATATGCTGAAAGGAGGTATTTATATTTATCCATCTGGAACCAATAATCCGAATGGCAAATTGCGTCTCTTGTACGAGTGTAACCCGATGGCTTTTATTGCAGAACAAGCTGGCGGAAAAGCTAGTGACGGTTTTCATAGAATCTTGGATATTCAACCAACCGAACTACATCAGCGTGTACCATTTTTCTGCGGCTCTAAAAATATGGTAGAAAAAGCCGAGGCTTTTATGCAAGCAGAAAAAGACAGTCAATAA
- a CDS encoding DUF3127 domain-containing protein: MEITGRIKKIFETQNITASFKKREIVITTQEQYPQDILVEFTQDKTDLLNNYREGQEVRISINIRGREWINPEGVAKYFNSIQGWRIESLADAAPSPDQYQQITPAPPTDFSNDDDDLPF, from the coding sequence ATGGAAATTACAGGAAGAATCAAGAAAATATTTGAAACTCAAAACATTACAGCAAGTTTCAAGAAAAGAGAAATCGTTATTACAACGCAAGAACAATATCCTCAAGATATTTTGGTAGAATTTACCCAAGACAAAACCGATTTATTAAACAATTACAGAGAAGGACAAGAGGTTCGTATATCAATCAATATTCGTGGTCGTGAATGGATTAACCCAGAGGGTGTAGCTAAATATTTCAACTCTATTCAGGGATGGAGAATCGAAAGCTTGGCCGATGCTGCTCCGTCTCCAGACCAATACCAGCAAATTACCCCTGCTCCACCGACAGATTTTAGTAATGATGATGATGATTTACCTTTTTAA
- a CDS encoding DUF3108 domain-containing protein, with translation MKRIYSVLFVFMLMISTQAQFNFKSGEFLKYRIHYSGLNAGFATLNVKNMKYDGRDHFHIVGKGSSSGAVRAFYKVDDVYETFIDKSIFKPTKFIRNISEGGYERYQIYYFNHSDQYAIVDDVKRNKSASVKFFGEAYDLLSVVYSLRNEDHTKLVEGQFLDRNIFLGDETYKFRIKILGREEKKTKFGKINTIMIRPYVQEGRVFKESESVTMWITDDANMIPVSVKASLVVGSLNADIYEYKNLKYPINFVK, from the coding sequence ATGAAACGAATTTACAGTGTGCTTTTTGTTTTTATGTTGATGATAAGCACACAGGCACAGTTCAACTTCAAATCGGGTGAGTTTTTAAAATATAGAATTCACTATTCTGGCCTGAATGCTGGTTTCGCAACACTGAATGTAAAAAACATGAAATACGATGGTCGCGACCATTTTCATATAGTAGGAAAAGGAAGCTCTTCGGGTGCAGTAAGGGCTTTCTACAAGGTAGATGATGTGTATGAAACATTTATAGATAAAAGCATTTTCAAGCCCACAAAATTTATAAGAAATATTAGCGAAGGAGGTTACGAGCGCTATCAGATTTATTACTTCAATCATAGCGACCAATATGCGATTGTAGATGATGTAAAACGTAACAAATCGGCATCGGTGAAGTTTTTTGGTGAAGCTTACGATTTACTATCGGTTGTGTATTCTTTGCGTAATGAAGATCATACGAAACTGGTCGAAGGACAATTTCTCGATCGGAATATTTTCTTGGGCGATGAAACCTATAAATTCAGAATAAAAATTTTAGGTAGAGAAGAAAAGAAAACTAAATTTGGTAAAATCAACACAATTATGATCAGACCTTATGTGCAAGAGGGACGTGTTTTTAAAGAATCCGAGAGTGTAACAATGTGGATTACAGATGATGCAAATATGATTCCGGTTTCGGTAAAAGCTTCCTTGGTCGTAGGGTCACTTAATGCAGATATTTATGAATATAAAAATCTGAAATATCCAATCAATTTTGTAAAATAA
- a CDS encoding CsbD family protein, with amino-acid sequence MNAQELEGKWKRIKGAVKEKYGEWFDDDKVYVEGKWDQIVGKIQEKTGRTREDIEKEIKNWKED; translated from the coding sequence ATGAATGCACAAGAGTTAGAAGGAAAATGGAAAAGAATCAAAGGAGCTGTAAAAGAAAAATACGGTGAGTGGTTCGACGATGATAAAGTATATGTAGAAGGAAAATGGGATCAAATAGTCGGGAAAATCCAAGAAAAAACTGGAAGAACCCGTGAAGATATCGAGAAAGAAATTAAGAATTGGAAAGAGGATTAA
- a CDS encoding aspartate kinase gives MKVYKFGGASVKDAESIRNVAQVLQKVGYSDVCMIISAMGKTTNALEEVVALYVEQVDYQTKINEIKEQHLQVVQDLFDQPKRTTQAVENLFSDLEAFLRRNKSPNYNYIYDQVVCKGELVSTTIVSEYLNTVGIHNAWYDVREYIKTDDTYREGQVDWEKTQKAIATLPKDRMIITQGFLGSDANFFTTTLGREGSDYSAAIFAYCLDAESMTIWKDVPGVLNADPRYFEDTVLLDRISYEEAIELAYYGASVIHPKTMQPLQNKNIPFFVKSFYEPLAPGTSVGQGQKISPKTACYILKKDQHLLHISSIDFSFITEENLSAIFNALYDAKIKVNLMQNSAISLSLCVEDKYQHLNELLNQLNHDYKISHEKGVNLYTIRHYDDNSDQCLAGKEELLRQTFKETLQIVTKS, from the coding sequence ATGAAGGTATATAAATTTGGAGGAGCATCGGTGAAAGATGCAGAAAGTATCCGAAACGTTGCGCAAGTTTTGCAAAAAGTAGGTTATTCGGATGTTTGTATGATAATTTCTGCCATGGGAAAAACTACCAATGCTTTAGAAGAGGTAGTGGCTTTGTATGTAGAGCAAGTAGATTATCAGACCAAAATAAACGAAATCAAAGAACAACATCTGCAAGTTGTTCAGGATTTATTCGATCAGCCCAAAAGAACAACGCAAGCGGTCGAGAATCTTTTTTCGGATCTGGAAGCTTTTTTAAGACGCAATAAATCGCCAAATTATAACTATATCTACGATCAGGTGGTGTGTAAGGGCGAGCTGGTCTCAACTACAATCGTAAGCGAATATCTCAACACTGTTGGCATTCATAATGCGTGGTACGATGTGCGAGAGTATATCAAAACTGATGATACTTACCGAGAAGGGCAAGTGGATTGGGAAAAAACACAAAAGGCTATCGCAACATTGCCAAAAGATAGAATGATTATTACACAAGGTTTTTTGGGATCGGATGCTAATTTTTTCACGACAACACTCGGTAGAGAAGGTTCTGACTATTCGGCAGCTATTTTTGCTTACTGTCTAGATGCAGAAAGTATGACAATCTGGAAAGATGTACCCGGTGTACTGAATGCGGACCCACGTTATTTTGAGGATACCGTTTTGCTCGATCGTATTTCGTACGAAGAAGCCATTGAGTTAGCATACTACGGAGCATCTGTCATCCATCCGAAAACAATGCAGCCGTTGCAAAATAAAAATATCCCATTTTTTGTGAAGTCTTTTTATGAGCCATTAGCTCCCGGAACTTCGGTAGGACAAGGCCAGAAAATTTCACCAAAAACAGCCTGTTATATCCTGAAAAAAGATCAACATTTATTGCATATTTCCAGTATAGACTTCTCGTTTATTACAGAAGAAAATTTAAGCGCAATCTTCAATGCTTTGTATGATGCGAAGATTAAAGTAAATTTGATGCAAAATTCAGCAATTAGTTTATCTTTATGCGTAGAGGATAAGTATCAACACCTAAACGAATTATTAAACCAACTCAACCATGACTATAAAATCTCACACGAAAAGGGTGTAAATCTATATACTATAAGGCATTATGATGATAATTCCGATCAGTGCCTTGCCGGTAAAGAAGAATTATTACGTCAAACGTTTAAAGAAACACTACAAATAGTAACCAAATCTTAA
- a CDS encoding DinB family protein, whose amino-acid sequence MEEQIYYLGLIRKNIINELENHSLQQLLYIPVGFKNNIFWNAAHVLATQQLIMYYLTETKMYVDKSFIERYKKGTIGTTEMSEKEVEELIEVLEQTPKLLYKDYRSEKLAYYKPYSTSFGAKLESIEDAIQFNNIHEGIHFGYILALKKNIPF is encoded by the coding sequence ATGGAGGAACAGATCTATTATTTAGGCTTGATAAGAAAAAACATTATTAATGAGCTCGAGAACCACTCTCTACAACAACTGTTGTATATCCCAGTTGGTTTCAAAAATAATATTTTCTGGAATGCGGCTCATGTTTTGGCCACACAGCAACTTATTATGTACTATCTTACAGAAACCAAAATGTACGTGGATAAGAGTTTTATAGAACGCTATAAGAAAGGCACTATCGGAACAACTGAAATGAGCGAAAAGGAAGTTGAAGAACTAATAGAAGTTCTAGAGCAAACACCAAAATTGCTCTACAAGGATTATCGGTCAGAGAAATTGGCTTACTACAAACCGTACTCAACAAGTTTTGGAGCAAAACTAGAAAGTATAGAAGATGCTATCCAATTTAACAATATACACGAAGGAATACATTTTGGCTATATTCTAGCCCTGAAAAAAAACATTCCTTTTTGA
- the aat gene encoding leucyl/phenylalanyl-tRNA--protein transferase — MIWLNSTDNYFPDYVHASEEGILAIGGDLSPERLLLAYSKGIFPWFNQEDPILWWFPPERFVLFPANLKVSKTMRKVFRNQQFHFTENLAFEQVIRLCAEIPRKNQDGTWLTEEMIEAYVELHRLGWAKSIEVWEEDTLVGGFYGIEVGRVFCGESMFSKVSNASKAGFIHFIATNFHEYDLIDCQVYTEHLESLGAEMISAETFLQYISK, encoded by the coding sequence ATGATTTGGCTCAATTCTACTGATAATTATTTCCCAGATTATGTACATGCAAGCGAAGAAGGAATCTTAGCCATTGGTGGTGATTTGTCTCCGGAACGCTTGCTATTGGCGTATAGCAAAGGAATCTTCCCTTGGTTCAATCAGGAGGATCCTATTTTGTGGTGGTTTCCTCCAGAGCGTTTTGTTCTTTTTCCAGCGAATTTAAAAGTATCTAAAACGATGCGGAAAGTTTTTCGCAATCAGCAATTTCATTTTACCGAAAACCTGGCCTTCGAACAAGTTATCAGACTTTGTGCAGAGATTCCTCGCAAAAATCAAGACGGAACATGGCTCACCGAAGAAATGATCGAGGCATACGTAGAGTTGCATCGTTTAGGGTGGGCAAAGAGTATCGAAGTTTGGGAAGAAGACACCTTAGTCGGCGGTTTTTATGGGATAGAGGTAGGACGTGTTTTCTGCGGTGAGAGCATGTTTAGCAAAGTAAGCAATGCTTCGAAAGCAGGCTTTATCCATTTTATAGCAACGAACTTTCATGAATACGACCTGATTGATTGCCAAGTCTACACCGAACACCTAGAAAGCCTGGGTGCTGAAATGATTAGTGCCGAAACCTTTTTACAGTATATTTCTAAGTAA
- a CDS encoding suppressor of fused domain protein has protein sequence MDLQSYQSTYNKKQAVGALFIEDALKKIYPNATPNFYSPHVLSFEGGEDALDGVAIYRTDHYDHLISYGMSHLYYNEEAISGEYSKWGFEFSFRVKPSAKDHGEDPFWAINVLQNLGRFVYETKIYFDEFQFMPLGGTIRQDTDNDIVGIIFIKDPELGEIETPHGKVKFLQIIGINSSTLKSLENEPSYPHIKAVVQEIKQNNPQFICVV, from the coding sequence ATGGATTTACAATCATACCAATCGACCTACAACAAGAAGCAAGCTGTAGGAGCCCTATTTATCGAGGATGCATTGAAGAAAATCTACCCCAATGCTACGCCAAATTTCTATTCTCCACATGTATTGAGTTTCGAAGGTGGAGAAGATGCTTTGGACGGCGTGGCTATTTATAGAACTGATCATTACGACCATCTGATTAGCTATGGTATGTCTCATTTATATTACAACGAAGAGGCTATTTCGGGGGAATACAGTAAATGGGGATTCGAGTTTTCTTTTCGTGTAAAACCATCGGCAAAAGACCATGGCGAAGATCCTTTTTGGGCAATAAATGTATTGCAGAACTTGGGTCGGTTTGTATATGAAACAAAAATATATTTTGATGAATTTCAGTTCATGCCCTTGGGGGGTACAATTCGACAAGATACCGATAACGATATTGTAGGAATTATTTTTATAAAAGATCCTGAGCTTGGAGAAATAGAAACACCTCACGGAAAAGTTAAATTTTTACAAATTATTGGCATCAATAGTAGTACTTTAAAAAGTCTTGAAAATGAACCTTCATATCCTCATATTAAGGCTGTGGTACAAGAAATTAAGCAGAATAACCCACAATTCATTTGTGTGGTATAA
- a CDS encoding Mrp/NBP35 family ATP-binding protein: MAYTRDQINEVLESLGIRNWMRNAQVMGEKIILDIASPTPTMHERKRLEVAIRNAFREHLPEAELQLNITVEVEEKPNEIKGNPLPGVKNIIAVASGKGGVGKSTMASNLAISLAKMGFKVGLLDADIYGPSMPIMFDVEDAKPFSVEVNGKTKIKPVENYGVKLLSIGFFADTDQAIVWRGPMAAKALNQMLRDAHWGELDFLLIDLPPGTGDIHLSIVQQIPLTGAVVVSTPQPIALADARKGVGMFAMEAINVPVLGIVENMAYFTPEELPNNKYYIFGQNGAKNLAEDLGVPFLGEVPIIQSIREAADVGRPASLQENTIAANIYANIARNTVQSLVERNDTLPPTEVVRITNMAGCSAINKN, encoded by the coding sequence ATGGCTTATACAAGAGATCAGATAAATGAAGTTTTAGAAAGTTTGGGGATTCGCAATTGGATGCGAAATGCACAAGTGATGGGCGAAAAAATTATATTAGACATTGCTTCGCCAACACCTACTATGCACGAGCGCAAGCGCTTAGAAGTTGCAATCAGAAATGCTTTCAGAGAACATTTACCAGAAGCAGAATTACAGCTCAATATCACGGTAGAAGTTGAAGAAAAACCAAACGAAATAAAAGGAAACCCATTACCTGGAGTGAAAAATATTATTGCAGTAGCATCAGGAAAAGGAGGTGTAGGAAAATCGACCATGGCTTCTAATTTGGCAATAAGTTTGGCCAAAATGGGTTTCAAAGTAGGACTGTTGGATGCGGATATCTACGGTCCATCGATGCCAATTATGTTTGATGTAGAAGATGCCAAACCTTTTTCGGTAGAAGTTAACGGCAAAACAAAAATAAAACCAGTAGAAAATTACGGTGTAAAGCTTTTATCCATAGGTTTTTTCGCCGATACCGATCAGGCAATTGTTTGGCGTGGACCTATGGCAGCAAAAGCCCTTAACCAAATGTTGCGCGATGCACATTGGGGTGAGTTAGACTTTTTGCTAATCGATTTACCTCCTGGTACAGGGGATATTCACTTATCTATTGTTCAACAAATTCCGTTGACTGGTGCCGTAGTGGTAAGTACACCACAGCCCATTGCTTTGGCAGATGCACGCAAAGGAGTAGGAATGTTTGCGATGGAAGCGATTAATGTTCCAGTACTTGGAATTGTAGAAAATATGGCTTATTTTACTCCAGAAGAGTTGCCTAATAACAAATACTATATTTTTGGTCAAAATGGAGCAAAGAACTTAGCAGAAGATTTAGGTGTTCCTTTCTTGGGCGAGGTTCCTATAATTCAATCTATCCGTGAAGCAGCAGACGTTGGTCGACCAGCATCCTTGCAAGAAAATACAATAGCCGCGAATATTTATGCCAATATTGCCCGAAATACTGTTCAGAGTTTAGTAGAAAGAAATGACACCCTACCACCAACAGAAGTTGTTCGCATTACCAATATGGCAGGATGTTCAGCAATAAACAAAAACTAA
- a CDS encoding NifU family protein, whose protein sequence is MNTELIDNVHKALDEIRPFLNSDGGDIELVEVKDNVVKVRLKGACTSCSVNQMTLKAGVETTVKKFVPEIIKVIDVSSQENAGEDESHSTEHS, encoded by the coding sequence ATGAATACAGAACTTATTGATAATGTCCATAAAGCATTGGACGAAATCCGTCCTTTTCTTAATTCGGATGGTGGAGATATCGAACTTGTAGAGGTAAAAGATAATGTCGTAAAAGTAAGATTAAAAGGCGCCTGCACGTCTTGTTCTGTGAATCAAATGACCTTGAAAGCAGGGGTAGAAACTACTGTGAAAAAGTTTGTTCCAGAAATAATTAAGGTAATCGATGTATCGAGCCAAGAGAATGCCGGTGAAGACGAATCACATTCTACCGAACATTCATAG